The DNA window AACCAAAGTGCAACACGCATCAATGGTTTACGAAAGCCGTTGGGATAAAAAAAGTCATTCTAATAAAGATATTTCTATGGTAGAAATTTCTGAAATTCCAGATCACGATTTATTAGTTGGCGGTTTTCCTTGTCAGGATTATTCTGTTGCTACAACACTTAAAAATTCCAAAGGATTAATTGGAAAAAAAGGCGTTTTGTGGTGGTCAATTCATAAAATATTAAGTGAAAAAGAAAACAAACCAAAATATTTGTTTTTAGAAAATGTTGATAGGCTTTTAATTTCTCCGTCAGGACAACGTGGAAGAGATTTTGCAATTATTCTAAAAAGTTTAAATGATTTAGGTTACGCAGTTGAATGGCGAGTTGTAAACGCTGCTGAATATGGAATGCCACAAAGAAGAAGAAGAATTTTTATTTTGGCATATTCCCAAAATTCAACAATTTATAACGAAATAAAAGAAAATAATTCAACAGATTGGTTGCTTAAAGATGGAACTTTGGCAAATGCTTTTCCTGTTCAATCTGATAATATTTTGTTTCCAAATGAATTCATACTCAAAGGCAATATAGTTGACATTTCAGAAAATTTCAACAAAAATGGAAAAACTGGAATGTTTGAAAATACAGGAATTATGATTGATGGAATTGTAACGACTATCAAAACAAAACCAAGTTATGAAGACAAATTCACAATTCTAAAAGACATCATTCAAAACGGAGAAGTAACCGAGGAATTCTACATAAATGAGGATGATTTGGATAAATGGTTCTATTTAAAAGGAGCAAAAAAAGAAATGAGAAAAAATTCTCAAGGATTTGAGTACAATTACAGCGAAGGAGGAATGATTTTTCCTGATCCATTAGATAAACCATCGCGAACAATTATCACAGGCGAAGGCGGAAAATCAGCATCAAGATTTAAACACGTTATAAAAACTACAAAAGGTTATAGAAGATTATCTCCAATTGAATTAGAAAGACTAAATATGTTTCCTGATAATCACACGAAATTTGAAGGTGTTACAGATACTAAACGTGCTTTCTTTATGGGCAATGCTTTAGTTGTTGGTGTTATAGAAAAAATTGGCGTTGCATTAACTCAAAAAATAAATAATGAAGTTACCATATAATCCAAGTGATAAAAACTCAATTATCGAGTATGCAAAAAAATTAAAAGGTAAATCGTTAAGACAAGTTTGTGATTCAAAGGTTTTGGAGCATTCTTATTCTGGAAAAGGAAACTTTGGGCAAGTTTTAGAGAAATTTTATTTTGGTTATGAGCCAAACTCACTGGCAGAAGCAGATTTTGCTCAAATTGGAATGGAGTTAAAATCTTCACCTTTAAAACAATTAAAAAATAATGAATATCGGTCTAAAGAGCGATTAGTTTTAAACATCATTAACTACGCTAATGTTGTTAATCAGAATTTTGAAAATAGTGATTTTATCAAAAAGAATGCT is part of the Flavobacterium nackdongense genome and encodes:
- the dcm gene encoding DNA (cytosine-5-)-methyltransferase; translation: MENKIKVVELFAGVGGFRLGLEGWNNKSASSNYKEDFQSPYEIVWSNQWEPSTKVQHASMVYESRWDKKSHSNKDISMVEISEIPDHDLLVGGFPCQDYSVATTLKNSKGLIGKKGVLWWSIHKILSEKENKPKYLFLENVDRLLISPSGQRGRDFAIILKSLNDLGYAVEWRVVNAAEYGMPQRRRRIFILAYSQNSTIYNEIKENNSTDWLLKDGTLANAFPVQSDNILFPNEFILKGNIVDISENFNKNGKTGMFENTGIMIDGIVTTIKTKPSYEDKFTILKDIIQNGEVTEEFYINEDDLDKWFYLKGAKKEMRKNSQGFEYNYSEGGMIFPDPLDKPSRTIITGEGGKSASRFKHVIKTTKGYRRLSPIELERLNMFPDNHTKFEGVTDTKRAFFMGNALVVGVIEKIGVALTQKINNEVTI